A region of the Raphanus sativus cultivar WK10039 unplaced genomic scaffold, ASM80110v3 Scaffold3129, whole genome shotgun sequence genome:
ACTTTACAGATTCAAGGTTAAAAGTGGTGTGTCTGAGAATTACTTCGATCAGCTGTTGGTTTTGCTTAAGGATATGCTACCTGAAGACAATGTGCTTCCAAAGAGTATGGATGCAATCAAGAAATTTCTGAAGATCTTTGGGTTCGGCTACGACAATATTCATGCTTGCAAGAATGATTGCATACTGTATAGGAAGGAGTATGAGAACCTACAAAGCTGTCCAAGATGCAAAGTTTCAAGATGGGAAATGGATAAGCACAGTAATGAGATAAAGGTGGGGATTCCGGCAAAGGTCCTTAAATATTTTCCAATCAAGGACAGGTTTAGGAGGATGTTTAGATCAAAGAGGATGGCTGAAGATCTGCGTTGGCACTATACCAATGCGACTGAAGATGGTACGATGCGACACCCCGTTGATTCTATCTCTTGGGCACAAGTGAATGATAAATGGCCAGACTTTGCTGCTGAACCAAGGAATCTTCGACTTGGAATTTCTACAGATGGGATGAACCCTTTCTCCATGCAAAACACCAATCACAGCACATGGCCAGTGTTGTTAGTGAACTACAACACGCCTCCAACGATGTGTATGAAGGCTGAGAATATAATGTTGACATTGCTGATCCCTGGTCCAACAGCTCCTGGTAATAACATAGATGTCTACTTAGCACCATTAATAGATGATCTGAAAGATTTGTGGGCTGAGGGTATTGAAGTCTATGACTCATTTGCGAAGGAGAATTTCACACTTAGAGCCTTGCTGCTTTGGAGTATCAGTGACTATCCAGCATTAGGAACCTTGTCTGGATGTAAAGTGAAGGGGAAACAAGCATGCAATGTATGTGGAAAGGATACACCTTCTAGGTGGCTTAAGTTCAGCCGCAAGTTTGTCTACATGGGAAATAGAAAGAGACTACCGCCTGGCCATCGTTACAGATATAAAAAAGCTTGGTTCGACAACACAGTGGAGGAAGGGAATGCGAGTAGGATACAAACTGGCGCTGAGATATATGAGACATTACAAGCTTTTAGGAATGATTTTGGAAGACCTCTAGATAAGgagaaaaaaaggagaagaccagagttggaagatgatgaGATGGTTCAAGAAGAAGAGTGTGAAGAATCAAATGATCTATGGCGGTGGAAGAAGAGATCAATATTCTTTGAACTACCTTACTGGAAGGTAAAGCATAGTAATCAGGAACTATATTCTCTCCTTCTTGTATATGAATATGCCTAACAGTTTCTTGTTTAATGTCTTAGGATATGCATGTTCGTCATAATATTGACGTTATGCACGTTGAAAAGAATGTGTCGGATGCTATACTGTCTATCTTGATGCAAAGTTCGAAGTCAAAAGATGGTTTGAAAGCAAGAAAAGACTTAGCAGATATTGGAATCAGAAGTCACTTGCACACAGAGGTTAGGGTTCGAAAACATACTTACCTCCAGCATCGTATTGGCTATCGAAGAAAGAGAAGACCATTTTCTGCAAAAGGTTATCTCAGTTTAGAGGTCCTGATGGTTATTGTGGAAATATTGCAAATAGTGTTTCAGTTAACCCTCCTAATTTAGGTAGTTTAAAGTCGCATGATCATCACGTGCTAGTACAGAACTTGTTACCAGCTGCATTAAGAGGGTTGTTGCATAGTGGTCCTAGGATTGCCATTAACAGATTATGCAGCTACTTTAACAGGTTGTGCCAACGCATCATTGACCCGGAGAAACTTATATTAATGGAGACAGAGTTTGTGGAAACAATGTGTCAACTGGAGCGCTTCTTCCCTCCATCTCTTTTTGATATCATGTTCCACCTTCCAATACATCTCTCAAAAGAGGCACGCTTGGGAGGACCAGTTCACTTCCGCTGGATGTATCCATTTGAAAGGTTTGATGTACTCATTTGCTTCGATTAATGTATTTCTTGCAATGATGTTTGACTAATATTAATATTGCTTGACTGAGTTATAGGTACATGAAAACACTAAAGGCCTTTGTTAAGAATTATGCAAGGCCAGAAGCATGTATGGCTGAGGGGTATTTAGCTGGAGAATGTGTTGCATTTTGTTTAGAGTTCCTTCAAGATTCAGTACAAGTTCAAGAACCAGTTAATCGTAATGAAGATATTGAGGCTGATAGAGTCGTGGTTGAAGGTCGACCTCTGCAGAAGGGAGTAGAGGTCACCCTTTCAGATAAAGATAGAGACATTGCTCATCGCTATGTGCTAATGAACATGGCATCTATGGATCCCTATGTTGAGTAAGAGGTTACCCTTTCTGTTTCATctacttttaattataatttgttgttCAAACCTGTTGTTTAATGTCAAATCAGGATGCATTTAGAAGAATTACAAGCTAATGATGCTCGATGTGCTAGAAATGAAACTCTGCTGTGGAAACACCATACTGAGTAGTTTGCAGAATGGGTTAAAAAAAGGTTTTCAACTCCAACTCGTTTtcttctataatattttatacatctTGTTGGATTGATGAACATGTCGAGATTGTTGGATGAACACGTTGTTAGATTGTTAGATTGACAATACTGCTTAGCTCTTAGCTTGATGATGAACACGTTGTTAGATTGTTGGATTGTTCGATTGATGAACATGTTGTCTTCGCAGATTCAGTCAGACTCAACAAATAGTCATTCTAAGGAGTTGAGGTGGTTGGCATTCGGACCAAGAAATGCTGCTTTAGCATATAAAGGGTTTATTATTAAGGGCCAGCGGTTTCATACGGATGCGGTTAAGCGGAAGACTCAAAACAGTGGAGTAAGTTATGAAGCATTTAGCATGTGTAGATCAAGTGCTCGAGATATGAGACAAGTTGCTGATATGCTTACATATTATGGAGTTATAAAGGAGATTTTACTGCTGGACTATCACATGTTCAAAGTACCGCTGTTCAGATGCAATTGGGCTAACACAGGGAATGGTGTGAAGGAAGAAGATGGCTTCACTCTCGTTAAC
Encoded here:
- the LOC130506336 gene encoding uncharacterized protein LOC130506336; this encodes MDKTWVWLPRNSDEYSEGATNFVYSSARRLGNLSEMLCPCRDCRNLSHQLVDKIVEHLVIRGMDKKYKSSCWSIHGEKRESKEDTGPGNEREAYELFKTAFSMDEDGPNQTNESGVEPNDGDEAAEETEFRKKLRDAETPLYSDCIKHTKVSAIMGLYRFKVKSGVSENYFDQLLVLLKDMLPEDNVLPKSMDAIKKFLKIFGFGYDNIHACKNDCILYRKEYENLQSCPRCKVSRWEMDKHSNEIKVGIPAKVLKYFPIKDRFRRMFRSKRMAEDLRWHYTNATEDGTMRHPVDSISWAQVNDKWPDFAAEPRNLRLGISTDGMNPFSMQNTNHSTWPVLLVNYNTPPTMCMKAENIMLTLLIPGPTAPGNNIDVYLAPLIDDLKDLWAEGIEVYDSFAKENFTLRALLLWSISDYPALGTLSGCKVKGKQACNVCGKDTPSRWLKFSRKFVYMGNRKRLPPGHRYRYKKAWFDNTVEEGNASRIQTGAEIYETLQAFRNDFGRPLDKEKKRRRPELEDDEMVQEEECEESNDLWRWKKRSIFFELPYWKDMHVRHNIDVMHVEKNVSDAILSILMQSSKSKDASYWLSKKEKTIFCKRLSQFRGPDGYCGNIANSVSVNPPNLGSLKSHDHHVLVQNLLPAALRGLLHSGPRIAINRLCSYFNRLCQRIIDPEKLILMETEFVETMCQLERFFPPSLFDIMFHLPIHLSKEARLGGPVHFRWMYPFERYMKTLKAFVKNYARPEACMAEGYLAGECVAFCLEFLQDSVQVQEPVNRNEDIEADRVVVEGRPLQKGVEVTLSDKDRDIAHRYVLMNMASMDPYVEMHLEELQANDARCARNETLLWKHHTE